AAGTTATCCGCAATCAGGGCGGGCAACTCGCTGCTCAGATAGTCGAACATGCGGAAATGACTGGCCCAGGGTTGCTGGGTGGCATTGAGATAAAATCCCGCGCCCTGGCCCAGATCGTATCCCTCATCGTTCGCCACACCGTCACCGCGCGGGCTGGTGTCCGGCATAATCAGCACCAGACCCAGTTCCGCCGCCACACGCTGTGCGCCCGCTTTGCTGGTGAAGTTCTCATCGTTGCAGGTCAGCCCGGCCAGAAACCAGACCACCGGCGGCGGTGCATCACCGTGCGGGGTCGGCAGATAGATGCTGAAGGTCATCGGGCAGTTCAGTACGCCTGACTGATGACGCCAGCGCTGCTGCCAGCCGCCAAAAATACGGTGTTCTTCCAGTAGCTCCAGAGTGGATGCCATAACGCCTCCTGATTACTTGTTAAAGTGCACGACCGAGCGAATCGATTTTCCTTCGTGCATCAAATCAAAGGCGTCGTTGATCTCTTCCAGCGGCATGGTATGGGTGATGAAATCGTTCAGGGCAAATTTACCGTCGAGGTAATCCTGCACGATGCCCGGCAGCTGTGAACGGCCTTTCACGCCACCAAAGGCGGAACCGCGCCAGACGCGACCGGTCACCAGCTGGAACGGACGGGTAGAGATCTCTTCACCGGCACCGGCAACGCCGATAATCACAGACTCGCCCCAGCCTTTGTGGCAGCACTCCAGCGCGGAACGCATCACGTTGACGTTACCGATACACTCAAACGAGAAGTCCACGCCGCCGTCGGTCAGTTCGACAATCACATCCTGAATCGGCTTATCGTAATCTTTCGGGTTAATCAGATCGGTGGCACCCAGTTTGCGCGCCAGATCGAATTTGCTGGTGTTGAGGTCAATCGCGATGATGCGGCCGGCTTTTGCCATTTTGGCGCCGATGACCGCAGAAAGACCGATGCCGCCGAGACCGAAGATCGCCACGGTGTCGCCTTCTTTCACTTTGGCGGTATTCATTACCGCGCCCATGCCGGTGGTGACGCCACAGCCCAGCAGACAAACCTCTTCCAGCGGCGCTTCTTTACTGATTTTCGCCAGTGAGATCTCCGGGATGACGGTGTACTCAGAGAAGGTCGAGGTACCCATATAGTGGAAAATCGGTTTGCCATCTTTAAAGAAGCGGGTAGTGCCGTCCGGCATCAGGCCCTTGCCCTGGGTGGCGCGAATGGCCTGGCAGAGGTTAGTTTTGCCTGACAGGCAGAACTTACATTTGCCGCACTCCGGCGTGTAGAGCGGAATGACATGGTCACCCACTTCCACGCTGGTTACGCCTTCGCCCACGGCTTCCACGATGCCGCCGCCTTCATGGCCGAGAATGGCCGGGAACACGCCTTCCGGGTCGGTGCCGGAGAGGGTGTAGGCGTCGGTATGACAGACACCGGTCGCGACAATACGCACCAGCACTTCGCCTTTCTGCGGTGGCATCAAATCCACTTCTTCGATTTTCAGCGGTTCGCCAGCAGCCCAGGCAACAGCGGCACGGGTTTTGATCATGTTCATGCAATCCCTCTTCCAGTCAGATTGTGACGCGTAATAGCGCCAGTTTGTCGTGATTTAAACATAGCGTGGAACGCTTATTCCGCCGCCTGTAATGGGTGGATCAGCTCATCGTTGAGCGGGCGATCTTCAAATTGTTCAATAATCAGGTACTTCAGCGCTTCAACATTCGGCGTAAAGGCGTCGCGTCGCCACATCAGCCAGGTGGCGGTGTCGCGATAAGCGGCGGGTAAGGTATGCGCCTGCACCCGTGACCGATCCGCCATCTGCTTCAGTACTGAAGCCGGGATCATCGCCACACCTGCACCGCCCGCCACGCAGGCCAGCATGGCGTGATAGGACTGAATCTCCATCACATTATCGGGCGCGGTCTGGCTGTCGCGATACCAGCTCTCCAGCTTCACCCGGTAAGAGCAGCTGTTGCGAAAGGCAAACAGGGTATCGTCCTGCACATCGCGCGCGGTGGTGATTGGCCCATGATCCAGCCCGGTGATAAGAACCATCTCCTCGCGAAAAGCGATGCAGCCATTCAGATCGTCATGAGAAACCGGGCCATCCACCAGCGCAGCGGCCAGGGTGCCTTCACGGACCCGATCGATGATTTCGCCCGAGGTGCCGGTAATCAGCGACAGCGCCACTTTAGGAAAGCGCTGATGATAGGCGGCGAGCAGGCCGGGCAGGCGGGTCGCCGCGGTGCTCTCCATAGAGCCCAGCGCAAAGTTGCCCGCCGGTTCGCCGGTGCGGGTCATGCTCATCGCTTCTTCGCTTAATGCCAGAATACGCTGCGCATAATTCAGGAAATTATGGCCCATCGGCGATAAGCGAATGCGTTGCTTCTCACGAATAAACAGATCCACACCCAATTCTTCTTCCAGCTGGCGCAGCCGCGTGGTGAGATTAGAGGGGACGCGATGCAGCTGTTCAGCTGCCCGCGCCAGAGAACCTGTTTCGGCGACGGAACAGAACATACGCAGCTGAACTAAATCCATATCTTCTCTTCCCGTAAGCAAGTTGGTTAATATTATTCACTTTCCGTGAGTTTAGTCATCCTGCATGCTGTTAGCAAGTCAGAAGAGATCTCAGGGCAGAACAACAGGAGTTCAGCAATGGCGTTACGCGTCGCGCTCAGCGCATTTTTAACTTTATTCGTGGCGATGGGCATTGGGCGATTCGCCTTTACGCCGCAGGTGCCGCTGATGATTCAGGCACACCAGCTGACACTCACCAGTGCCAGCCTGGTGGCAGCGCTCAACTATCTTGGCTATCTGTGTGGATCGTTCGATGCGATGCGCGCGCACCGGCGGGTCGAGTTACGGCTGCAGGCGGGCGTGTGGGGGGCGGTGATCCTGACGCTGCTTTCGGCACTGGCAACCGGGCCCTGGCTGCATGGCGCCATCCGCTTTCTGATTGGCTGGGCCAGCGGCTGGGCGATGGTGCTGGTGGCAGCCTGGAGCAATGAACAGCTGCACCGGCATGGCCGGGCAGGCCTCTCGGCAGCCGTGTTTGCCGGGCCGGGCTGCGGAATTTTTGTCAGCGGTCTGCTGGGGGTAGCGCTGCACACATTCCAGGTCTCTGCCGGTCTGGCCTGGGCGGCTTACGGCGCGCTGGCGCTGCTGCTGATTGCGCTCATTACCCGTAACCTGCCGCGTCGCGGCGAACTGCATCGCCCGGATCAGGCCCCCGCGCCGCTGGTGCTGAATCGCAACCTTAAACGTCTGGTGCTGAGTTACAGTCTGGCGGGCTTTGGCTACATTCTGCCCGCCACCTTTTTGTCGCAGATGGCCGCCACACGCTTTCCTGATGGCATCTTCGCGCAGTTTGTCTGGCCGATATTTGGCGGCGCGGCGATGATCGGCATCGTGCTGGGGATCCTGACGCGGCGCTGGGGGCACAGCCATGTCCGCCTGGCCGTGGTGCTCTGGGCACAGGCGCTGGGCGTATTTGCTGCGGCACTGCTGCCCGGCTTCAGTGGCCTGCTGGCCGGTGCGCTGCTGGTGGGCGGTGGCTTCCTCAGCGTGGTGCAGCTTTCAATGCTCTGCGCCCGCGAACTGGCACCCAATCATCTGCGTTATATGGCTGGCCTGCTGACCACCGGCTACGCGGTCGGACAACTGGTCGGCCCGCTGCTCTCTTTTCTCTCCACGGCCCTGTTACATCGGCTGGAGCCAGCCCTGTGGGTGGCCGGGGTCAGCCTGGTCTGGGCGGGCCTGCTGGTCTGGCGAAGAATTGAGTGAAAAGCTTTCATCACCAATCTGATTGATTGCTGGATTCCCTGCAAAGAAAGTTTCACAATACGCGCCTGATTACAGGGCCCGCTGGCATTAGCACGCGGGCGCAACACCAGCCGGAGAAGAGTACATGAGCACCCTAAGTCAGGAAGCTGCCCTGGTTCACGAAGCGCTGCTTGCGCGTGGACTGGAAACGCCGTTACGTGCACCGACGCGCGACATAGATGACGAAACGCGTAAAAGCCTGATTGCCGGGCACATGACCGAAATTATGCAGCTGCTGAATCTGGATCTTGAAGATGACAGCCTGATGGAAACGCCGCATCGCATTGCCAAAATGTATGTGGATGAGGTCTTTTCCGGTCTCGACTACGCCAACTTCCCGAAAATCACCGTCATTGAGAACAAAATGAAGGTTGATGAGATGGTGACCGTGCGTGATATCACCCTGACCAGCACCTGTGAACACCACTTTGTGATTATCGATGGCAAAGCCACCGTCGCCTATATTCCCAAGGAAAAGGTGATTGGCCTGTCGAAAATCAACCGCATTGTGCAGTTCTTCGCCCAGCGCCCGCAGGTGCAGGAGCGTCTGACGCAGCAGGTTCTGGTCGCACTGCAGACGCTGCTGGGCACCAATAATGTGGCCGTGTCGATTGATGCGGTGCACTACTGCGTTAAAGCGCGTGGCGTAAAAGATGCCACCAGCGCCACCACCACGACGTCGCTGGGCGGCCTGTTCAAGTCCAGTCA
This genomic window from Pantoea sp. Lij88 contains:
- a CDS encoding S-(hydroxymethyl)glutathione dehydrogenase/class III alcohol dehydrogenase — encoded protein: MNMIKTRAAVAWAAGEPLKIEEVDLMPPQKGEVLVRIVATGVCHTDAYTLSGTDPEGVFPAILGHEGGGIVEAVGEGVTSVEVGDHVIPLYTPECGKCKFCLSGKTNLCQAIRATQGKGLMPDGTTRFFKDGKPIFHYMGTSTFSEYTVIPEISLAKISKEAPLEEVCLLGCGVTTGMGAVMNTAKVKEGDTVAIFGLGGIGLSAVIGAKMAKAGRIIAIDLNTSKFDLARKLGATDLINPKDYDKPIQDVIVELTDGGVDFSFECIGNVNVMRSALECCHKGWGESVIIGVAGAGEEISTRPFQLVTGRVWRGSAFGGVKGRSQLPGIVQDYLDGKFALNDFITHTMPLEEINDAFDLMHEGKSIRSVVHFNK
- a CDS encoding LysR family transcriptional regulator; the protein is MDLVQLRMFCSVAETGSLARAAEQLHRVPSNLTTRLRQLEEELGVDLFIREKQRIRLSPMGHNFLNYAQRILALSEEAMSMTRTGEPAGNFALGSMESTAATRLPGLLAAYHQRFPKVALSLITGTSGEIIDRVREGTLAAALVDGPVSHDDLNGCIAFREEMVLITGLDHGPITTARDVQDDTLFAFRNSCSYRVKLESWYRDSQTAPDNVMEIQSYHAMLACVAGGAGVAMIPASVLKQMADRSRVQAHTLPAAYRDTATWLMWRRDAFTPNVEALKYLIIEQFEDRPLNDELIHPLQAAE
- a CDS encoding YbfB/YjiJ family MFS transporter, whose amino-acid sequence is MALRVALSAFLTLFVAMGIGRFAFTPQVPLMIQAHQLTLTSASLVAALNYLGYLCGSFDAMRAHRRVELRLQAGVWGAVILTLLSALATGPWLHGAIRFLIGWASGWAMVLVAAWSNEQLHRHGRAGLSAAVFAGPGCGIFVSGLLGVALHTFQVSAGLAWAAYGALALLLIALITRNLPRRGELHRPDQAPAPLVLNRNLKRLVLSYSLAGFGYILPATFLSQMAATRFPDGIFAQFVWPIFGGAAMIGIVLGILTRRWGHSHVRLAVVLWAQALGVFAAALLPGFSGLLAGALLVGGGFLSVVQLSMLCARELAPNHLRYMAGLLTTGYAVGQLVGPLLSFLSTALLHRLEPALWVAGVSLVWAGLLVWRRIE
- the folE gene encoding GTP cyclohydrolase I FolE produces the protein MSTLSQEAALVHEALLARGLETPLRAPTRDIDDETRKSLIAGHMTEIMQLLNLDLEDDSLMETPHRIAKMYVDEVFSGLDYANFPKITVIENKMKVDEMVTVRDITLTSTCEHHFVIIDGKATVAYIPKEKVIGLSKINRIVQFFAQRPQVQERLTQQVLVALQTLLGTNNVAVSIDAVHYCVKARGVKDATSATTTTSLGGLFKSSQNTRQEFLRAVRHS